The Epinephelus lanceolatus isolate andai-2023 chromosome 14, ASM4190304v1, whole genome shotgun sequence genome has a window encoding:
- the chn1 gene encoding N-chimaerin, which yields MPSRESYEVHKEEKSLVQKAKREANQEDILAAALGMRMGPQKPPATFWQPLKLFAYSQLTSLVRRATLKESERTSKSEKVHNFKVHTFRGPHWCEHCASFMWGLMAQGVKCADCGLNVHKQCSSLVPNDCKPDLRHIRKVFSCDLTTLVQAYNTARPMVVDMCIREIESRGLKSEGLYRISGFSDSLEEVKMAFDKDGDKTDISVNAYEDINIITGALKLYLRDLPVPIISYDAYPRFIEAAKLTDPEKKLEAFREALALLPPSHNETLKYLMAHLKRVTQNEKFNLMNAENLAIVFGPTLMRVPDADAMTALNDIRYQRQVVEMLIKHEDALF from the exons ATGCCATCTAGAGAGTCCTACGAGGTTCACAAGGAAGAGAAGTCCCTGGTGCAAAAGGCCAAGCGGGAGGCCAATCAGGAGGATATTCTGGCGGCAGCTCTGGGGATGAGGATGGGGCCACAGAAACCTCCAGCCACTTTCTGGCAGCCACTTAAACTATTCGCCTATTCACAGCTCACTTCACTGGTTCGCAGAGCCACGCTGAAGGAGAGCGAGCGGACATCCAAATCGGAGAAAGTCCACAACTTCAAG GTCCATACCTTCCGAGGGCCGCACTGGTGCGAACACTGCGCCAGCTTCATGTGGGGACTGATGGCTCAGGGGGTCAAATGTGCAG aCTGTGGTTTGAATGTCCACAAACAGTGTTCATCTCTGGTCCCCAACGACTGCAAGCCAGACCTGAGACACATCCGTAAAGTCTTCAGCTGTGACCTCACGACCTTGGTGCAAGCTTATAACACAGCGCGACCCATGGTGGTGGACATGTGCATACGGGAGATCGAGTCAAGAG GACTGAAGTCTGAAGGCCTGTACAGAATATCTGGATTCAGTGATTCGTTGGAGGAAGTCAAGATGGCGTTTGATAAAG ATGGCGACAAGACAGACATCTCAGTGAACGCCTATGAAGACATCAATATCATCACCGGTGCACTGAAACTTTACCTCAGGGATTTGCCTGTTCCCATCATCTCTTATGACGCTTACCCCAGGTTCATCGAGGCTGCAA AGCTCACAGACCCAGAGAAGAAGCTGGAAGCTTTCCGAGAGGCTCTTGCTTTGCTGCCGCCATCACACAATGAAACTTTGAAGTACCTCATGGCACATTTAAAAAG GGTGACACAGAATGAGAAGTTCAACCTGATGAACGCAGAGAACCTCGCCATCGTCTTTGGACCCACCCTCATGCGTGTGCCAGACGCGGATGCCATGACAGCACTCAATGACATCCGCTACCAGAGACAGGTGGTGGAGATGCTCATTAAACATGAAGACGCGCTCTTCTAA